In Chaetodon trifascialis isolate fChaTrf1 chromosome 2, fChaTrf1.hap1, whole genome shotgun sequence, one DNA window encodes the following:
- the LOC139342441 gene encoding histone H2A-like, which produces MSGRGKTSGKARAKAKTRSSRAGLQFPVGRVHRLLRKGSYAERVGAGAPVYLAAVLEYLTAEILELAGNAARDNKKTRIIPRHLQLAVRNDEELNKLLGGVTIAQGGVLPNIQAVLLPKKTEKSAKAK; this is translated from the coding sequence ATGAGTGGAAGAGGCAAAACTAGTGGAAAGGCCAGAGCCAAGGCAAAGACCCGCTCTTCTCGTGCCGGCCTGCAGTTTCCAGTCGGCCGTGTTCACAGGCTACTGCGCAAAGGCAGCTATGCCGAGCGTGTGGGTGCCGGCGCCCCCGTCTACCTGGCGGCTGTGCTCGAATATTTAACTGCTGAGATCCTCGAGTTGGCTGGAAACGCCGCCCGCGACAACAAGAAGACTCGTATCATCCCCCGTCACCTGCAGCTGGCTGTCCGCAACGACGAGGAGCTCAACAAACTGCTCGGTGGAGTCACCATTGCTCAGGGTGGTGTGCTGCCTAACATTCAGGCTGTTCTCCTGCCCAAGAAGACCGAGAAGTCTGCCAAGGCAAAGTAA
- the LOC139343616 gene encoding histone H1-like, whose amino-acid sequence MAEVAPAPAAAPAKTATKKKSTKPRTPGTSVSELIVKAVAASKERNGVSAAALKKNLAAGGYDVDKNKSRIKTAIKNLVAKGILVQTRGTGASGSFKMSKKVPESKAKKSVKKAAPKVKKAAAKKPPAAKKPKSAATAVKKPVAAKKAPKKPVKKSVTPKKTPKSPKKISKAKSPKKVARKAPPAKKSAAKKTAKPKVKKAAPKKK is encoded by the coding sequence ATGGCAGAAGTAGCACCAGCTCCAGCCGCCGCCCCGGCGAAAACAGCAACGAAGAAGAAAAGTACGAAGCCGAGGACACCCGGCACCAGCGTGAGCGAGCTGATCGTGAAAGCTGTGGCTGCATCGAAAGAGCGGAACGGCGTGTCTGCAGCTGCCTTGAAGAAGAATTTGGCTGCCGGTGGTTACGATGTGGACAAGAACAAGTCCCGCATTAAGACCGCCATCAAGAACTTGGTGGCTAAGGGAATTCTGGTCCAGACCAGGGGGACCGGGGCATCCGGCTCTTTCAAAATGAGCAAGAAGGTGCCGGAGTCCAAAGCGAAGAAGTCCGTTAAGAAAGCTGCGCCTAAAGTCAAGAAAGCCGCAGCCAAGAAACCTCCAGCGGCCAAGAAGCCCAAATCAGCAGCGACGGCAGTCAAGAAGCCGGTAGCCGCTAAGAAGGCCCCCAAGAAGCCAGTAAAGAAGTCCGTAACGCCCAAGAAAACGCCAAAGAGCCCCAAGAAGATCTCAAAGGCCAAGAGCCCCAAGAAAGTGGCTAGGAAGGCTCCTCCAGCCAAGAAAAGTGCTGCAAAGAAGACCGCCAAGCCCAAAGTCAAGAAGGCAGCACCCAAGAAGAAGTAA
- the LOC139349197 gene encoding histone H4 — MSGRGKGGKGLGKGGAKRHRKVLRDNIQGITKPAIRRLARRGGVKRISGLIYEETRGVLKVFLENVIRDAVTYTEHAKRKTVTAMDVVYALKRQGRTLYGFGG; from the coding sequence ATGAGCGGCAGAGGAAAGGGAGGCAAAGGACTCGGTAAAGGAGGCGCCAAACGTCATCGCAAAGTTCTTCGCGATAACATCCAGGGTATCACCAAGCCAGCTATCCGCCGTTTGGCTCGTCGTGGTGGTGTTAAGCGTATCTCCGGCCTCATTTACGAAGAAACCCGCGGTGTGTTGAAGGTTTTCCTGGAGAACGTTATCCGTGATGCAGTCACCTACACGGAGCATGCCAAGAGGAAGACCGTCACCGCTATGGATGTGGTTTATGCTTTGAAGAGGCAGGGTCGTACTCTGTACGGCTTCGGCGGCTAA
- the LOC139346057 gene encoding histone H3 codes for MARTKQTARKSTGGKAPRKQLATKAARKSAPATGGVKKPHRYRPGTVALREIRRYQKSTELLIRKLPFQRLVREIAQDFKTDLRFQSSAVMALQEASEAYLVGLFEDTNLCAIHAKRVTIMPKDIQLARRIRGERA; via the coding sequence ATGGCAAGAACTAAGCAGACTGCTCGTAAGTCCACTGGAGGCAAAGCCCCTAGGAAGCAGCTGGCCACAAAGGCGGCCCGTAAGAGCGCCCCGGCTACCGGCGGTGTGAAGAAGCCTCACCGCTACAGGCCCGGTACCGTGGCTCTGAGAGAGATCCGTCGTTACCAGAAATCCACCGAGCTGCTCATCCGCAAGCTGCCCTTCCAGCGTCTGGTCAGAGAAATCGCTCAAGATTTCAAGACCGACCTGCGCTTCCAGAGCTCTGCCGTCATGGCTCTGCAGGAGGCCAGCGAGGCCTACCTGGTCGGCCTTTTTGAGGACACCAATCTGTGCGCCATCCACGCCAAGAGAGTCACCATCATGCCCAAAGACATCCAGCTGGCCCGTCGCATCCGCGGGGAGCGCGCTTAA